ctcctgcccctgtcatctcctgcccccgtcatctcctgcccccgtcatctcctgtcGCCGTTATCTccagtctcctccatctcctccatctcctgtcgccgtcatctcctgtctcctccatctcctgtctcctccatctcctgtctcctccatctcctgtctcctccatctcctgtctcctccatctcctgtctcctccatctcctgtcacctccatctcctgtctcctccatctcctgtctcctccatctcctgtctcctccatctcctgtatcctccatctcctgtctcctccatctcctgtctcctccatctcctgtctcctccatctcctgtctcctccatctcctgtctcctccatctcctgactcctccatctcctgtctcctccatctcctgtctcctccatctcctgtctcctccatctcctgtctcctccatctcctgtctcctccatctcctgtctcctccatctcctgtctcctccatctcctgtctattccatctcctgcccccgtcatctcctgtctcctccatctcctgtctcctccatctcctgcccccgtcatctcctgcccccgtcatctcctgcccccgtcatctcctgcccccgtcatctcctgtcGCCGTTATCTccagtctcctccatctcctccatctcctgtcgccgtcatctcctgtctcctccatctcctgtctcctccatctcctgtctcctccatctcctgtctcctccatctcctgtctcctccatctcctgtctcctccatctcctgtctcctccatctcctgcccccgtcatctcctgcccccgtcatctcctgcccccgtcatctcctgcccccgtcatctcctgtcGCCGTTATCTccagtctcctccatctcctccatctcctgtcgccgtcatctcctgtctcctccatctcctgtctcctccatctcctgtctcctccatctcctgtctcctccatctcctgtctcctccatctgctgtctcctccatctcctgtctcctccatctcctgtctcctccatctcctgtctcctccatctcctgtctcctccatctcctgtctcctccatctcctgtctcctccatctcctgtctcctccatctcctgtctcctccatctcctgtctcctccatctcctgtctcctccatctcctgtctcctccatctcctgtctcctccatctcctgtctcctccatctcctgtctcctccatctcctgtctcctccatctcctgtctcctccatctcctgtctcctccatctcctgtctcctccatctcctgtctcctccatctcctgtctcctccatctcctgtctcctccatctcctgtctcctccatctcctgcccccatcatctcctgcccccgtcatctcctgcccccgtcatctcctgcccccgtcatctcctaTCGCCGTTATCTccagtctcctccatctcctccatctcctgtcgccgtcatctcctgtctcctccatctcctgcccccgtcatctcctgcccccgtcatctcctgcccccgtcatctcctgtcGCCGTTATCTccagtctcctccatctcctgtcgccgtcatctcctgtctcctccatctcctgtctcctccatctcctgtctcctccatctcctgtctcctccatctcctgtctcctccatctcctgtctcctccatctcctgtctcctccatctcctgtctcctccatctcctgcccccgtcatctcctgtctcctccatctcctgtctcctccatctcctgtctcctccatctcctgtctcctccatctcctgtctcctccatctcctgtctcctccatctcctgcccccgtcatctcctgcccccgtcatctcctgcccccgtcatctcctgcccccgtcatctcctgtcGCCGTTATCTccagtctcctccatctcctccatctcctgtcgccgtcatctcctgtctcctccatctcctgtctcctccatctcctgtctcctccatctcctgtctcctccatctcctgtctcctccatctcctgtctcctccatctcctgtctcctccatctcctgtctcctccatctcctgtctcctccatctcctgtctcctccatctcctgtctcctccatctcctgtctcctccatctcctgtctcctccatctcctgtctcctccatctcctgtctcctccatctcctgtctcctccatctcctgtctcctccatctcctgtctcctccatctcctgtctcctccatctcctgtctcctccatctcctgtctcctccatctcctgtctcctccatctcctgtctcctccatctcctgtctcctccatctcctgtctcctccatctcctgtctcctccatctcctgtctcctccatctcctgtctcctccatctcctgtctcctccatctcctgtctcctccatctcctgtctcctccatctcctgtatcctccatctcctgtctcctccatctcctgtctcctccatctcctgtctcctccatctcctgtctcctccatctcctgtctcctccatctcctgcccccgtcatctcctgcccccgtcatctcctgcccccgtcatctcctgcccccgtcatctcctgtcGCCGTTATCTccagtctcctccatctcctccatctcctgtcgccgtcatctcctgtctcctccatctcctgtctcctccatctcctgtctcctccatctcctgtctcctccatctcctgtctcctccatctcctgtctcctccatctcctgtctcctccatctcctgtctcctccatctcctgtctcctccatctcctgtctcctccatctcctgtctcctccatctcctgtctcctccatctcctgtctcctccatctcctgtctcctccatctcctgtctcctccatctcctgtctcctccatctcctgtctcctccatctcctgtctcctccatctcctgcccccgtcatctcctgcccccgtcatctcctgcccccgtcatctcctgcccccgtcatctcctgtcGCCGTTATCTccagtctcctccatctcctccatctcctgtcgccgtcatctcctgtctcctccatctcctgtctcctccatctcctgtctcctccatctcctgtctcctccatctcctgtctcctccatctcctgcccccgtcatctcctgcccccgtcatctcctgcccccgtcatctcctgcccccgtcatctcctgtcGCCGTTATCTccagtctcctccatctcctccatctcctgtcgccgtcatctcctgtctcctccatctcctgtctcctccatctcctgtctcctccatctcctgtctcctccatctcctgtctcctccatctcctgtctcctccatctcctgtctcctccatctcctgtctcctccatctcctgtctcctccatctcctgtctcctccatctcctgtctcctccatctcctgtctcctccatctcctgtctcctccatctcctgtctcctccatctcctgcccccgtcatctcctgcccccgtcatctcctgcccccgtcatctcctgcccccgtcatctcctgtcGCCGTTATCTccagtctcctccatctcctccatctcctgtcgccGTCATCTCCTGtgtcctccatctcctgtctcctccatctcctgtctcctccatctcctgtctcctccatctcctgtctcctccatctcctgtctcctccatctcctgtctcctccatctcctgtctcctccatctcctgtctcctccatctcctgtctcctccatctcctgtctcctccatctcctgtctcctccatctcctgtctcctccatctcctgtctcctccatctcctgtctcctccatctcctgtctcctccatctcctgtctcctccatctcctgtctcctccatctcctgtctcctccatctcctgtctcctccatctcctgtctcctccatctcctgtctcctccatctcctgcccccgtcatctcctgcccccgtcatctcctgcccccgtcatctcctgtcGCCGTTATCTccagtctcctccatctcctgtcgccgtcatctcctgtctcctccatctcctgtctcctccatctcctgtctcctccatctcctgtctcctccatctcctgtctcctccatctcctgtctcctccatctcctgtctcctccatctcctgtctcctccatctcctgtctcctccatctcctgtctcctccatctcctgtctcctccatctcctgtctcctccatctcctgtctcctccatctcctgtctcctccatctcctgtctcctccatctcctgtctcctccatctcctgtctcctccatctcctgcccccgtcatctcctgcccccgtcatctcctgcccccgtcatctcctgtcGCCGTTATCTccagtctcctccatctcctccatctcctgtcgccgtcatctcctgtctcctccatctcctgtctcctccatctcctgtctcctccatctcctgtctcctccatctcctgtctcctccatctcctgtctcctccatctcctgtctcctccatctcctgtctcctccatctcctgtctcctccatctcctgtctcctccatctcctgtctcctccatctcctgtctcctccatctcctgtctcctccatctcctgtctcctccatctcctgtctcctccatctcctgtctcctccatctcctgtctcctccatctcctgtctcctccatctcctgtctcctccatctcctgcccccgtcatctcctgcccccgtcatctcctgcccccgtcatctcctgtcGCCGTTATCTccagtctcctccatctcctgtcgccgtcatctcctgtctcctccatctcctgtctcctccatctcctgtctcctccatctcctgtctcctccatctcctgtctcctccatctcctgtctcctccatctcctgtctcctccatctcctgtctcctccatctcctgcccccgtcatctcctgtctcctccatctcctgtctcctccatctcctgtctcctccatctcctgtctcctccatctcctgtctcctccatctcctgtctcctccatctcctgcccccgtcatctcctgcccccgtcatctcctgcccccgtcatctcctg
This Schistocerca nitens isolate TAMUIC-IGC-003100 chromosome 1, iqSchNite1.1, whole genome shotgun sequence DNA region includes the following protein-coding sequences:
- the LOC126229778 gene encoding eukaryotic translation initiation factor 3 subunit A-like, with translation MTGAGDDGGRRWRRQEMEETGDGGDRRWRRQEMEETGDGGYRRWRRQEMEETGDGGDRRWRRQEMEETGDGGDRRWRRQEMEETGDGGDRRWRRQEMEETGDGGDRRWRRQEMEETGDGGDRRWRRQEMEETGDGGDRRWRRQEMEETGDGGDRRWRRQEMEETGDGGDRRWRRQEMEETGDGGDRRWRRQEMEETGDGGDRRWRRQEMTATGDGGDGGDWR
- the LOC126229621 gene encoding eukaryotic translation initiation factor 3 subunit A-like translates to MTGAGDGGDRRWRRQEMTGAGDGIDRRWRRQEMEETGDGGDRRWRRQEMEETGDGGDRRWRRQEMEESGDGGDRRWRRQEMEETGDGGDRRWRRQEMEDTGDGGDRRWRRQEMEETGDGGDRRWRRQEMEETGDGGDRRWRRQEMEETGDGGDRR
- the LOC126229944 gene encoding eukaryotic translation initiation factor 3 subunit A-like, with product MTGAGDDGGRRWRRQEMEETGDGGDRRWRRQEMEETGDGGDRRWRRQEMEETGDGGDRRWRRQEMEETGDGGDRRWRRQEMEETGDGGDRRWRRQEMEETGDGGDRRWRRQEMEETGDGGDRRWRTQEMTATGDGGDGGDWR